One segment of Odontesthes bonariensis isolate fOdoBon6 chromosome 1, fOdoBon6.hap1, whole genome shotgun sequence DNA contains the following:
- the dut gene encoding deoxyuridine 5'-triphosphate nucleotidohydrolase, mitochondrial isoform X2, translated as MPVLEVTDASAVSPSKRSRIEARLEEETSVLRFAKLSEHATAPTRGSAKAAGYDLYSAYDYSVGPMDKAIVKTDIQIAVPHGCYGRVAPRSGLAAKHFIDVGAGVVDEDYRGNVGVVLFNFSKDTFEVKKGDRVAQLVCERICYPDLIEQETLDDTERGAGGFGSTGRN; from the exons ATGCCCGTCTTAGAAGTTACAGATGCTTCCGCAGTTTCCCCATCAAAGAGATCAAGGATAGAAGCAAGGCTTGAAGAGGAAACATCAGTGCTTAGATTTGCCAAACTTTCTGAGCATGCAACGGCCCCTACAAGGGGTTCAGCTAAGGCAGCTGGATATGATCTTTACAG TGCATATGACTACTCCGTTGGCCCAATGGATAAGGCCATTGTGAAGACAGACATTCAGATAGCAGTTCCACATGGCTGCTATGGGAGAGTGG CACCAAGATCTGGACTGGCTGCCAAGCACTTCATCGACGTTGGTG CTGGTGTCGTAGATGAGGACTACAGGGGAAATGTGGGTGTTGTGCTCTTCAACTTCAGCAAGGACACATTTGAAG TGAAAAAGGGTGACAGAGTTGCTCAGCTGGTATGTGAGAGGATCTGCTACCCAGATCTGATTGAACAAGAG ACACTCGATGACACGGAGCGTGGTGCTGGAGGTTTTGGATCAACTGGACGCAACTGA
- the dut gene encoding deoxyuridine 5'-triphosphate nucleotidohydrolase, mitochondrial isoform X1 → MTRVLFSLKALQLCPLGFHLAPRFLGRQFHTHMNAENKEVTDASAVSPSKRSRIEARLEEETSVLRFAKLSEHATAPTRGSAKAAGYDLYSAYDYSVGPMDKAIVKTDIQIAVPHGCYGRVAPRSGLAAKHFIDVGAGVVDEDYRGNVGVVLFNFSKDTFEVKKGDRVAQLVCERICYPDLIEQETLDDTERGAGGFGSTGRN, encoded by the exons atgacaCGAGTGTTGTTCAGTTTAAAGGCTCTTCAGCTATGCCCGTTGGGTTTTCATCTTGCTCCACGTTTCTTGGGACGACAATTCCACACGCACATGAACGCTGAAAACAAAG AAGTTACAGATGCTTCCGCAGTTTCCCCATCAAAGAGATCAAGGATAGAAGCAAGGCTTGAAGAGGAAACATCAGTGCTTAGATTTGCCAAACTTTCTGAGCATGCAACGGCCCCTACAAGGGGTTCAGCTAAGGCAGCTGGATATGATCTTTACAG TGCATATGACTACTCCGTTGGCCCAATGGATAAGGCCATTGTGAAGACAGACATTCAGATAGCAGTTCCACATGGCTGCTATGGGAGAGTGG CACCAAGATCTGGACTGGCTGCCAAGCACTTCATCGACGTTGGTG CTGGTGTCGTAGATGAGGACTACAGGGGAAATGTGGGTGTTGTGCTCTTCAACTTCAGCAAGGACACATTTGAAG TGAAAAAGGGTGACAGAGTTGCTCAGCTGGTATGTGAGAGGATCTGCTACCCAGATCTGATTGAACAAGAG ACACTCGATGACACGGAGCGTGGTGCTGGAGGTTTTGGATCAACTGGACGCAACTGA